From the genome of Solidesulfovibrio carbinolicus, one region includes:
- a CDS encoding response regulator, with the protein MNRPKATLCIAERNANIRELLRREFAREGYGVVTAGSGAEVLMRLASPAGVDLLVLDDEIADPDGGSLVPLLTRLYPELAVVLHVYAGADAAGLGRRQVEKGGDFERLKAAVGEVLGAKAQAK; encoded by the coding sequence GTGAATCGTCCCAAGGCCACCCTGTGCATCGCCGAGCGCAATGCCAACATCCGCGAACTGCTGCGTCGGGAATTCGCGCGCGAGGGCTACGGCGTCGTCACCGCCGGCTCCGGCGCCGAAGTCCTGATGCGGCTGGCTTCGCCGGCCGGGGTGGACTTGCTCGTGCTCGACGACGAAATCGCCGATCCTGACGGCGGCTCGCTGGTTCCGCTGCTGACCCGGCTTTATCCGGAGCTGGCGGTGGTGCTGCATGTCTACGCCGGCGCAGACGCCGCCGGACTGGGGCGCCGCCAGGTGGAAAAAGGCGGCGATTTCGAACGGCTCAAGGCCGCCGTAGGGGAAGTGCTCGGGGCGAAAGCCCAGGCGAAGTGA
- a CDS encoding sulfite exporter TauE/SafE family protein, which produces MGFGRQVFEFLKAASIAHAKWDMEVSTSIIQNRKKLLFLMILALPILAVTFVEAGDFIGSKTAYGPAFYSTKIFLVSIAVGLAAGLITGCIGAGGGFIITPALMAAGVKGILAVGTDLFHIFAKAIMGTAVHKKLGNVSVKLAIAFLVGSGGGTFIGGAINKGLYNKDPLLSEFFISSIYAVLLGFLGFYALFDFLKASRQKDTGDSHGGSHGGPSGMTGMAVKLQNLNIAPMIPFDEDFVPGGKRISGWIVAAGGVIVGILAALMGVGGGFITFPMFVYVFGVSSMTTVGTDILQIIFTAGLGAIAQYAIYGYVFYTLAMGMLLGSLLGIQIGALTTKVVKGIHIRGFYAMSIIAGFINRVSTLPKKFVELEYLDLSKEMVNGIEYVGNIVFWIVVALFGVWVIGKFVANIGALRQEG; this is translated from the coding sequence ATGGGGTTCGGTAGGCAAGTCTTCGAGTTCCTGAAGGCGGCGTCCATCGCGCACGCCAAGTGGGACATGGAAGTGTCCACGTCCATCATCCAGAATCGGAAAAAACTGCTTTTCCTTATGATCCTGGCCCTGCCCATCCTGGCCGTCACCTTTGTCGAGGCCGGCGATTTTATCGGCAGCAAGACCGCTTACGGTCCGGCCTTTTATTCCACCAAGATCTTCCTGGTCTCCATCGCCGTCGGTCTGGCCGCTGGCCTGATTACCGGCTGCATCGGCGCGGGCGGCGGCTTCATCATCACCCCGGCGCTCATGGCCGCCGGCGTCAAAGGCATCCTGGCCGTCGGCACCGACCTCTTCCACATCTTCGCCAAGGCCATCATGGGCACGGCCGTGCACAAAAAGCTCGGCAACGTCTCGGTGAAGCTGGCCATCGCCTTCCTGGTGGGCTCCGGCGGCGGCACGTTCATCGGCGGCGCCATCAACAAGGGCCTGTACAACAAGGACCCGCTGCTGTCCGAGTTCTTCATCAGCTCCATCTACGCCGTGCTGCTCGGGTTCCTGGGCTTCTATGCCCTCTTTGACTTCCTCAAGGCCTCCCGCCAGAAAGACACTGGCGATTCCCACGGCGGCAGCCACGGCGGCCCCTCCGGCATGACCGGCATGGCCGTGAAGCTGCAAAATCTCAACATCGCCCCCATGATTCCCTTTGACGAAGACTTCGTGCCCGGCGGCAAGCGCATCTCCGGTTGGATCGTGGCCGCCGGCGGCGTCATCGTCGGCATCCTGGCCGCGCTCATGGGCGTTGGCGGCGGTTTCATCACCTTCCCCATGTTCGTCTACGTCTTCGGCGTGTCCTCCATGACCACCGTCGGCACCGACATCCTCCAGATCATCTTCACCGCCGGCTTGGGCGCCATCGCCCAGTACGCCATCTACGGCTACGTGTTCTACACCCTGGCCATGGGCATGTTGCTCGGTTCGCTGCTGGGCATCCAGATCGGCGCGCTGACCACCAAGGTCGTCAAGGGCATCCACATCCGCGGCTTCTACGCCATGTCCATCATCGCCGGCTTCATCAACCGGGTGTCCACCCTGCCCAAGAAGTTCGTCGAGCTTGAGTATCTTGATCTGTCCAAGGAGATGGTCAACGGCATCGAATATGTCGGCAACATCGTCTTCTGGATCGTGGTCGCCCTGTTCGGCGTGTGGGTCATCGGCAAGTTCGTTGCCAATATCGGCGCCCTGCGCCAGGAGGGATAA
- a CDS encoding response regulator, whose protein sequence is MRVLVVEDDFTSRKILQKILGPYGEVDIAVNGLEAVEAFTQSLNDDKPYDLVCMDIMMPEMDGQTALKRIRALEKERGVAPSGEAKVIMTTALDDPKNVVEAYYKGGATSYVPKPIDKHMLLHLIKNLGLID, encoded by the coding sequence ATGCGCGTTTTGGTCGTTGAGGACGATTTCACCAGCCGTAAAATTTTGCAGAAGATTCTCGGCCCGTACGGCGAGGTCGATATTGCCGTCAACGGGCTTGAGGCTGTGGAGGCTTTCACCCAGTCCTTAAACGACGACAAGCCCTATGATCTGGTGTGCATGGACATCATGATGCCCGAGATGGACGGCCAGACGGCGCTCAAGCGCATCCGCGCCCTGGAAAAGGAGCGCGGGGTGGCGCCGTCCGGCGAAGCCAAGGTCATCATGACCACAGCCCTGGATGATCCCAAAAACGTGGTCGAAGCCTATTATAAAGGCGGGGCCACGTCGTATGTGCCCAAGCCCATTGACAAGCACATGCTGCTGCACCTCATCAAGAACCTGGGGCTTATCGACTAG
- a CDS encoding HD domain-containing protein: MPELLEVASAWFEAFYRSLADDAPQDAVHLELKRLHCRKVMDEAAALAESLELSPRLRELAAIAGLCHDVGRFPQYRRYKTFSDRQSVNHARLGTATLSRHGGLGELSRRDRTLVRTAIVVHNRRLLPAALLSGDDPEALTLSRLLRDADKLDIVRIMLDHFRADGPKDDVVFLGQPDTGRYSPTIVDDIQAGKLGSYENMASTTDFALLILSWINDMAYPWTRNQFFVRGHVQGLFDQLPDTPDLAALRTWYFERHAPAAS, from the coding sequence ATGCCTGAACTCCTTGAGGTCGCCTCGGCCTGGTTCGAGGCCTTCTACCGCAGCCTGGCCGACGATGCCCCCCAGGACGCCGTTCATCTGGAACTCAAGCGCCTGCATTGCCGCAAGGTCATGGACGAGGCGGCCGCCCTGGCCGAGAGCCTGGAACTGTCGCCGCGTCTGCGCGAACTGGCCGCCATCGCCGGCCTGTGCCATGACGTCGGCCGGTTTCCCCAGTACCGGCGCTACAAGACCTTCAGCGACCGCCAAAGCGTCAACCACGCCCGCCTGGGCACGGCAACGCTGTCCCGCCACGGCGGCCTGGGCGAACTGTCCCGCCGCGACCGGACGCTTGTGCGCACGGCCATCGTCGTGCACAACCGCCGCCTCCTGCCCGCTGCCCTGCTCTCCGGCGACGATCCCGAGGCGCTGACCCTGTCGCGCCTTCTCCGCGACGCCGACAAGCTCGACATCGTCCGAATCATGCTCGACCATTTTCGGGCTGACGGCCCCAAAGACGACGTGGTGTTCCTGGGCCAGCCCGACACCGGCCGCTACAGCCCGACCATCGTCGACGACATCCAGGCCGGCAAGCTTGGCAGCTACGAAAACATGGCCTCCACCACCGATTTCGCCTTGTTGATCCTCAGCTGGATCAACGACATGGCCTACCCCTGGACCCGAAACCAATTTTTTGTGCGCGGCCATGTCCAGGGACTGTTTGACCAATTGCCCGACACGCCCGATCTTGCGGCGCTGCGGACCTGGTATTTCGAGCGGCACGCGCCGGCAGCCTCCTGA
- a CDS encoding tetratricopeptide repeat protein codes for MEFSPILFDTVVIVSKNEDNARRDRRSLASFRPQRVEVFTSGQKALAFLTANHVDMVLVDSNIEDMDAMQFLRAARRDLRLRDVPVVMVTANTSREQVLDAIAQGCAGYILRPYSEDTFAKHVLRGCQVERVTEIERQQIADAKDMMAAGNFDDAIEAFEEIISEQSQAQKYYDMGCRCLVRQKFGQAIIAFKKAIKINDLFAEAYKGLADAYKAKGELDEFKRYLQKAAEVHAQFNRLEETKELFIEILKYDPLSPNPFNSLGVKLRKSGDLAGALHAYTQALTLTPEDENIHFNISKAYYFMGNVESAKVNVEKALELSPGFEEGRKLYRKLYNREYPRPAGTGSPKPAVAMARDD; via the coding sequence ATGGAATTTTCGCCAATCCTCTTTGACACCGTCGTCATCGTCTCCAAAAACGAGGACAACGCCCGCCGTGACCGGCGTTCCCTGGCCTCCTTTCGGCCCCAGCGGGTGGAAGTCTTCACCTCGGGCCAAAAAGCCCTGGCTTTCCTCACCGCCAACCACGTCGACATGGTCCTGGTCGACAGCAACATCGAGGACATGGACGCCATGCAGTTTTTGCGCGCCGCCCGCCGTGATTTGCGCCTGCGCGACGTGCCGGTGGTCATGGTCACGGCCAACACCAGCCGCGAACAAGTCCTTGACGCCATCGCCCAAGGGTGCGCCGGCTACATCCTGCGCCCCTACTCCGAAGACACTTTCGCCAAGCATGTGCTGCGCGGCTGCCAGGTGGAACGGGTCACCGAAATCGAGCGCCAGCAGATCGCCGACGCCAAAGATATGATGGCCGCCGGCAATTTCGACGACGCCATTGAGGCGTTCGAGGAAATCATCTCCGAACAAAGCCAGGCCCAGAAATACTACGACATGGGCTGCCGCTGCCTGGTGCGCCAGAAATTCGGCCAGGCCATCATCGCATTCAAAAAGGCCATCAAAATAAACGACCTCTTCGCCGAAGCCTACAAAGGGCTGGCCGACGCCTACAAGGCCAAGGGCGAACTCGACGAATTCAAGCGTTACTTGCAAAAAGCCGCCGAGGTCCATGCCCAGTTCAACCGCCTGGAAGAGACCAAGGAACTGTTCATCGAGATCCTCAAATACGACCCTCTCTCGCCCAACCCCTTCAACTCCCTGGGGGTCAAGCTGCGCAAAAGCGGCGATCTGGCCGGAGCGCTCCACGCCTACACCCAGGCGCTGACGCTCACCCCCGAAGACGAGAACATCCATTTCAACATTTCCAAGGCCTACTACTTCATGGGCAACGTGGAATCGGCCAAGGTGAACGTGGAAAAAGCCCTGGAACTCAGCCCTGGCTTCGAGGAAGGGCGCAAGCTCTATCGCAAGCTCTACAATCGCGAATACCCCCGCCCCGCCGGCACCGGCAGCCCCAAACCAGCCGTCGCCATGGCCCGGGATGATTAA
- a CDS encoding Tim44 domain-containing protein: MNNHAMPPAKAALGLAASVAVLVPATAQAAADASLDSGNLLINLILLGLAMFVLFRVLSGRRNKNGDQTQAPPQSDYQDDRDDDAPPQAQPPRRGPDMYTNAQAAWDRLRSPDKQPSAPAQTAGQAPPAPANAPAGSDEEFLAGAKMAYSRIAASLGSRDFGDLASFVSPAYLAELQNTLPQTPAGRPDILLINAALAERRETPGRTVMVVDYDVLARQPGATENTTLRERWTFSRDNAAPGANWLLDAMERR, translated from the coding sequence ATGAACAATCACGCCATGCCGCCCGCCAAGGCCGCCCTTGGTCTGGCCGCCTCGGTCGCCGTCCTTGTCCCGGCCACGGCCCAGGCCGCTGCCGACGCCAGCCTCGATTCCGGCAATCTGCTCATCAATCTCATCCTGCTCGGCCTGGCCATGTTCGTGCTCTTCAGGGTCCTGTCGGGACGCCGCAACAAAAACGGCGACCAGACTCAAGCGCCGCCCCAGTCCGATTACCAGGACGACCGCGACGACGACGCCCCGCCGCAGGCTCAGCCGCCCCGGCGCGGCCCCGACATGTACACCAATGCCCAGGCCGCCTGGGACAGACTGCGCTCACCGGACAAGCAGCCCTCCGCACCAGCCCAGACCGCAGGACAAGCGCCGCCCGCCCCGGCCAACGCGCCGGCCGGCTCGGACGAGGAATTCCTGGCCGGAGCCAAAATGGCCTACAGCCGCATCGCCGCCTCCCTGGGCAGCCGCGACTTCGGCGATCTGGCCTCCTTTGTCAGCCCGGCCTATCTGGCCGAACTCCAAAACACCCTGCCTCAGACGCCGGCCGGCCGGCCCGACATCCTGCTCATAAACGCCGCCCTGGCCGAACGCCGGGAAACGCCCGGACGCACCGTCATGGTGGTGGACTACGACGTGCTGGCCCGCCAGCCCGGCGCTACGGAAAACACCACCCTGCGCGAGCGCTGGACCTTTTCCCGCGACAACGCCGCCCCCGGAGCCAACTGGCTGCTTGACGCCATGGAGCGCCGCTAA